GCTTGACAGGCTAGAAATTTCAAAAAATGAGAAATTTAAAGAGACAAAGCAGGAATTTGAAGAGGCCTTTTTGGAATTTTCTAAAATTTCAAAAGAGCTAGCCACTATAAAAGAGGAAGAGAAAAAGGTCGAGGAGCTAAAGGAGCTTGCTAGCTTTGAGATCGAGAAGATAAGAAGTGTTGGGCCTAAAAAAGGTGAGTTTGAAGAGCTTATGGAGACTAAAAAGAGGCTTAGTAAAAAGGATAAGATAAATGAGGCGTGGGCTAGGGCTGAGCGGATATTTGAGCTAGAGCACAGCGTAAATGAGGCGCTAAGCATCAGTGACCTTGACAATGGCTTTTTTGAAGATGCAATGAACGAGCTAAGGGTCGCAAGAGATAGCCTAAATATGGAGGAGCTTGACGATATCGACGTAGAGAGCGTGCTTGATAGAATAGAAGCTCTTAATGCCATCATCAGAAGATACGGCAGCGAGGAAGAGGCCTTAGAAACGCTTGATAAAAAGGAAAAAGAGCTTGCTAGATATGAAAATTTAAGCTTTGAAAAGAGCGAGCTAGAGAAGAAATTTGAAATTTTAAGCAAAAAGGCAAATGAGCTAGCCAGCACTTTAAGCTGGGCAAGGAGCGTAAATTTAAAAGAGCTTGAGAGTATGATAAATTCATATTTAAAAGAGCTTTATATGCCAGATATCACGCTAAGGATTGAGGGCAAAAAGCTTGATATTTTAGGTGTTGATGAGGTTTGTCTAAATTTAAATGAGACCTCGCTTAAAAATTTAAGCTCAGGCGAGCTAAACCGCCTAAGGCTGGCCTTCATAGCTGCCTCTAGCGAGATCACAAAAACTGGTGGTGATGTCATTATTTTAGATGAAATAGATGCAAATTTAAGTGGAAAAGAGGCGATGAGTATCGCAAATGTTTTGCTTAAGCTTGCAAATTTTTATCAAATTTTTGCCATTTCACATCAGCCACAGCTTAGTTCAAAGGCAAATTCACACTTTTTGGTAGAGCGTCACGGCGAGAGCTCAGTCGTAAGAGAGCTTGACAAAGAGGAGCGTGTAAATGAGCTTGCGCGCATGATAAGTGGCGAACATATAAGCGAAGAGGCGATAAATTTTGCCAAAGGGCTTTTAAAGTAGCTTAATTTAAATTATTAATTTAAGCTTTGTAAATAAATTTATTTGATAAAATCGCCACTAATTTGATAAAAATTTTTGTAGGAATAATATGGAAAGAATCCTTGTAGTTGATGATAATAAGGCGTTAGCAAAGCTGATTGTTATGCAAATGGAAAAGACCATTGATGAGATGGCAATTGATGTCGCATATAGTTTTGCCGAGGCTCA
The sequence above is drawn from the Campylobacter concisus genome and encodes:
- a CDS encoding AAA family ATPase; translation: MIDRILIKDYLNFKNVELNFKEGLSVFTGVSGAGKSVLMSAIMAVFGLKDSEARLIEADVEHKFELDEFGIENEEVNIFKLLKDKSTRYFINQQAISKKNLAQVAREHIKYLSAKEANEFENEKFLNLLDRLEISKNEKFKETKQEFEEAFLEFSKISKELATIKEEEKKVEELKELASFEIEKIRSVGPKKGEFEELMETKKRLSKKDKINEAWARAERIFELEHSVNEALSISDLDNGFFEDAMNELRVARDSLNMEELDDIDVESVLDRIEALNAIIRRYGSEEEALETLDKKEKELARYENLSFEKSELEKKFEILSKKANELASTLSWARSVNLKELESMINSYLKELYMPDITLRIEGKKLDILGVDEVCLNLNETSLKNLSSGELNRLRLAFIAASSEITKTGGDVIILDEIDANLSGKEAMSIANVLLKLANFYQIFAISHQPQLSSKANSHFLVERHGESSVVRELDKEERVNELARMISGEHISEEAINFAKGLLK